CCCCCGCCGACGACGGCGGTGGCGCAGGAGCCGATGGTGCGGCGGCAGGCGCCGACGGCGGTGATCATGGTGTCGGGATACAACGGGATGGGGATGCACGTGTTCTTCACGATCGTGCGCTCGTTCCCGGGGACGTTCCGCAATTTCGTTTTCATCTCGGCGGGGGTGGTGGACACGCGGCGGTTCAAGGGGGCCGCGGAGATCCGGAACCTGTCGGAGGACCTGGGGAAGCAGCTCCAGAACTACGTGGAGTTCGTCAAGGGGCACGGATACTACGCGGAAGCGCGCTACCGGGTGGGCACGGACGTCATCGAGATCATCGGCCGCCTGGCCGAGGAGGTGGCGACGGATTTCCCCAACAGGATGTTCTTCGCCGGAAAGCTGGTCTTCTCGGAGGAGAACCTCGTCACGAAGCTTCTGCACAACCAGACGGCGTTCCTGGCGCAGAAGAAGCTGGTCTTCGACGGACACCCCATGATCGTCCTGCCCGTCCGGGCGATGGAATGAGAATTTCCGCGCCGCCGGGAAACCGACGGCAGGGTTGACCGTCTCCCGCGCCATCTGACAAAATAACCTGATCCAAGACGGCATGATGCGTCCTGCGAGAATCGGCGAAGGAGGAACGACATGACAACGTTGCGGAGAGCGGGTTGGTTCGTCGTGCTGGCAGTGGCGATGGCGGGGTGGATGGGGGTTCTCGGGACCCTGCGGGGAGTCGCCGAGGCCGGCGTGATCGGATCCTGCCTGCCGGACGGGACGGCCCGTTCCGAGGACTTGGCGAAGGTGCAGGCGTTCCTCGAGAACAAGATCGTCGCGCAGAAGCTGATCGACTACGGCGTGTCTCCCGAAGAAGCGTCGGCCAAGGTCCGGGCGATGAGCGAACAGGACCTCCACCGGCTCGCGACGCTCACGGACCGCGCGGCCGCGGGGACCGACAGCGCCCTCGGCGTCCTCATCGGCATCGCGATCCTCATCATCCTCGTCCTCGTGATCATCAAGCTGATGAACAAGGAAATCATCATCCGCTGATGCCCCTGGCGTTCGGGATCCGGGGCGCCGCCCTCCTGCTGGGCGGCGCCCTTTTGCTTGCGTGGGAATGCGCGGCTTCCCGGCCGCCGGCGGAGACGCTCCCCTCTGCCGTCGCGCCCGCGGCCGGAATGCGGATCCTCCAGGGCGTTCCCTTCCTTCCCCAGGAGGAGGACACGTGCGGCCCTTCCTCGCTGGCGATGCTGCTGCGGTTCCACGGGAAGGACGCGTCCGTGCGGGAGCTGGTCGAGGAGACGCGCACGTCCGGGCTGCGCGGAACGCTTGTCACCGACCTGGCGGCGGCCGCCCGCCGCCGCGGGGTCCGGGCCGAGGTGACCGCGCTCGACATTCAGCGGCTCCGGGAGCGGATTGCCGGGGGAGAACCGGTGATCCTCCTGGTCGACCTGGGCGTGTGGGCGTGGAGCCGCCCCCATTACCTGATCGCGTACGGAACGACTTCGGAAGGCGTGGTGGCGCACTCGGGACGCACGGAGGGGGCGGTCATTCCTTACGGCAGGCTGGATGCGCAATGGAGCAAGATGGGGCGGCTGGCCATCGTCGCTCCGCTGGAAGGAGCGCAGAAGTGACGACGCCCCGCGACACCGTTGCCGACCGCAAGGGGCGCTGTCCTCGCACAAGACCCTTCCCTGTCGGGATCGCGCTCCTCCTTCTCGCGGCGATCGCGGTCGCCGGGTGCGGGCGCATGCCGAAGATCATCGTGCTCGAGGATCCGCTGTCCGCGGACGAGCACGTGGCGCTCGGCGTCGCATACGAGAAGAAAGGGGAGCTCGCATTGGCCGGACGTGAGTACGAGCGCGCCCTGAAGAAGGACGGATCCTCCTTCCTCGCCCGGTTCAACCTGGGGAACGTCCGGCTGGCGGAGAAGCGCTACGACGCGGCGCGGGAGGAGTATCTGCGCGCCCTCGAGCTGCGGCCGGGGAATCCCGAGGCCGTGAACAACCTGGCGTGGGCGGCGATCCTGTCCGGCGGCGGCAGGGAGGATGCGCTCCGCCGCCTGCAGGGCGTCCTGGAGGATCCGGCGAGGCGGCAGCCCCCGCTGCTCGACACGCTCGGCGTATTGCTCGGAGGGATGTCCCGGGTCCCGGAGGCGGAAAGCGCCTTCGCCGAGGCGCTGCGCCGCTGCGACGCGGGGGACCCGGCCTGCACGGAATCCGTTCGCGCCGAGATCCTGGAACACAGAGGCGCCCTCGGGACACGATGATCCTTCCGCCGATCCATCCGCAGCTCCGTTATCACAACTACGGGGCCTATCTCACCCGGCGCATCGGAGGGCCCGCCGCCAGGATCT
This DNA window, taken from Thermodesulfobacteriota bacterium, encodes the following:
- a CDS encoding cysteine peptidase family C39 domain-containing protein gives rise to the protein MPLAFGIRGAALLLGGALLLAWECAASRPPAETLPSAVAPAAGMRILQGVPFLPQEEDTCGPSSLAMLLRFHGKDASVRELVEETRTSGLRGTLVTDLAAAARRRGVRAEVTALDIQRLRERIAGGEPVILLVDLGVWAWSRPHYLIAYGTTSEGVVAHSGRTEGAVIPYGRLDAQWSKMGRLAIVAPLEGAQK
- a CDS encoding amino acid transporter, with the protein product PPPTTAVAQEPMVRRQAPTAVIMVSGYNGMGMHVFFTIVRSFPGTFRNFVFISAGVVDTRRFKGAAEIRNLSEDLGKQLQNYVEFVKGHGYYAEARYRVGTDVIEIIGRLAEEVATDFPNRMFFAGKLVFSEENLVTKLLHNQTAFLAQKKLVFDGHPMIVLPVRAME
- a CDS encoding PA2779 family protein encodes the protein MTTLRRAGWFVVLAVAMAGWMGVLGTLRGVAEAGVIGSCLPDGTARSEDLAKVQAFLENKIVAQKLIDYGVSPEEASAKVRAMSEQDLHRLATLTDRAAAGTDSALGVLIGIAILIILVLVIIKLMNKEIIIR
- a CDS encoding tetratricopeptide repeat protein; its protein translation is MTTPRDTVADRKGRCPRTRPFPVGIALLLLAAIAVAGCGRMPKIIVLEDPLSADEHVALGVAYEKKGELALAGREYERALKKDGSSFLARFNLGNVRLAEKRYDAAREEYLRALELRPGNPEAVNNLAWAAILSGGGREDALRRLQGVLEDPARRQPPLLDTLGVLLGGMSRVPEAESAFAEALRRCDAGDPACTESVRAEILEHRGALGTR